A section of the bacterium genome encodes:
- the speB gene encoding agmatinase, whose amino-acid sequence MQLSTNQYICANKKYEEADIVIFGAPFDGTSSYRSGSRFAPDAIREASRSIETYSPLQLKDTEDLKIADIGDLELPFGEKIRALNQVKKLVKDILRDGKVPVAIGGEHLISVATIEECYKKYKNLNVVQLDAHADLRDQYMGERLSHATVMRRISELIGFQNIYQFGIRSGLKEELSLCKKNNIIYQFSKKDFERLIKAVAKKPTYITLDIDVFDPSFVPGVGNPEAGGICFNTVMTFLEYAKKLHIVGLDLVELSPHCDPSNISSFLAAKLLREMLLVI is encoded by the coding sequence ATGCAGTTAAGCACTAACCAATACATCTGCGCTAATAAAAAATATGAAGAAGCAGACATAGTAATTTTTGGCGCTCCTTTTGATGGAACATCCTCATATCGCAGCGGTTCGAGATTTGCTCCAGACGCTATAAGGGAAGCATCCAGAAGCATAGAAACTTATAGTCCCTTACAGTTAAAAGATACGGAAGATTTAAAAATTGCTGATATTGGGGATCTGGAACTTCCATTTGGAGAGAAAATACGTGCTCTTAATCAAGTAAAAAAACTAGTTAAGGATATTTTGCGAGACGGGAAAGTTCCTGTAGCAATTGGCGGGGAACATTTAATTTCTGTGGCGACAATAGAAGAATGTTATAAAAAATACAAAAACCTAAATGTAGTACAGCTTGATGCACATGCTGATTTGAGAGATCAATATATGGGGGAAAGGTTATCTCATGCTACAGTCATGAGAAGAATATCTGAGCTTATTGGTTTTCAAAATATATATCAATTTGGTATCAGGTCAGGATTGAAGGAAGAGTTATCTCTTTGTAAAAAGAACAATATTATTTACCAATTCAGTAAAAAGGATTTTGAAAGGCTCATAAAGGCGGTTGCGAAGAAACCAACTTATATAACATTAGATATAGATGTTTTTGATCCATCCTTTGTTCCGGGAGTGGGCAATCCAGAAGCAGGAGGTATTTGTTTTAACACTGTTATGACATTCTTGGAATACGCAAAAAAGCTGCATATAGTTGGACTTGATTTGGTTGAACTTTCCCCACATTGTGACCCGTCAAATATATCTTCTTTTCTTGCTGCAAAACTATTACGTGAAATGCTTCTTGTAATCTAA
- the speD gene encoding adenosylmethionine decarboxylase, whose translation MDALSKHILGELYDCDKTLLNDPYMIEKIMNEAANVCGATVIKSVFHLFNPHGVSGVVVIAESHLAIHTWPEHCFASVDVFTCGNTVAPWKAYDFLKKKLKSKRSTVFEMKRGQGIKEGQYK comes from the coding sequence ATGGATGCTTTAAGCAAACATATTTTAGGGGAACTATATGATTGCGACAAGACTCTTTTAAACGATCCATATATGATAGAGAAAATTATGAATGAAGCGGCTAATGTTTGCGGCGCGACAGTAATTAAAAGTGTATTTCATCTTTTTAATCCCCACGGCGTGAGCGGTGTAGTAGTGATAGCTGAGTCTCATCTTGCAATTCATACATGGCCTGAACATTGTTTTGCATCAGTGGATGTTTTTACATGCGGCAACACAGTAGCCCCGTGGAAAGCATATGACTTCTTGAAGAAGAAGCTAAAATCTAAACGTTCTACGGTATTTGAGATGAAAAGAGGGCAGGGGATAAAAGAGGGGCAGTATAAATGA
- a CDS encoding glycosyltransferase family 2 protein: MPCFNEEEHICNLIKDIKKIVKDVMVVDDGSTDDTSQRALDGGAIVIKHVSNQGKGAALRTGFSYIERKRFSALITMDADRQHDYTELPKFIEEFKKNSADIVVGNRMSDTRNMPFVRLCTNRITSFFTSLFLSCRISDTQSGYRLIRTEVLKNINLLTSNFETESEVLIKAGRKGFRIKEIPIKTVYLPNARSKIRPLKDTLKFIRLILSSIFFR, encoded by the coding sequence GTGCCATGCTTCAATGAGGAAGAACATATCTGCAATTTGATAAAGGATATTAAAAAAATAGTTAAGGATGTCATGGTAGTGGATGATGGGTCAACAGATGACACCTCTCAAAGAGCACTGGATGGCGGAGCTATAGTTATAAAGCATGTAAGCAATCAAGGTAAAGGAGCAGCTCTAAGAACAGGTTTTTCCTATATTGAAAGAAAAAGGTTTAGCGCTTTAATAACTATGGATGCGGACAGACAGCACGATTATACAGAACTTCCAAAGTTTATAGAGGAATTTAAGAAGAATAGCGCTGATATAGTTGTAGGCAACAGGATGAGCGACACAAGAAATATGCCATTTGTACGATTGTGTACAAATAGAATAACATCCTTTTTTACTTCACTATTCCTTTCTTGCAGGATTAGTGATACTCAGTCCGGTTATAGGCTTATTAGAACAGAGGTATTGAAAAATATTAATCTATTAACAAGTAATTTTGAAACAGAATCTGAAGTATTGATAAAAGCGGGCAGAAAAGGATTTAGAATAAAAGAGATTCCCATAAAAACAGTATACTTACCAAACGCCCGGAGCAAAATAAGGCCGCTAAAAGATACTCTGAAATTCATAAGGCTTATACTATCCAGCATATTTTTCAGGTAA
- a CDS encoding YqaA family protein, translating into MSRNIIRRLYNWVLSWAHSRYSIAALFTLAFTESSCFPVPPDVLLIALCVSKPKRALLYSLITTIGSVLGGICGYFIGMKIWEYTSNFFFKYIPGFTPESFSYVKDLYNDNAFLAVFVSGFTPIPYKVFTIAAGVCKISFVVFLVSSVLGRGLRFFIVGGLIKIFGESVKNFINKYFNLLTILFTILLIAGFLILKFVIKNNQ; encoded by the coding sequence GTGAGCAGAAATATTATTAGAAGATTATATAACTGGGTATTGAGCTGGGCTCATTCAAGGTATTCAATCGCGGCATTATTTACATTAGCTTTTACAGAATCCTCTTGTTTTCCTGTGCCTCCGGATGTTCTATTAATAGCTCTTTGTGTATCAAAGCCTAAAAGGGCCTTACTGTATAGTCTCATAACAACAATCGGTTCTGTATTAGGCGGAATATGCGGATATTTTATAGGTATGAAGATATGGGAGTATACAAGCAATTTCTTTTTTAAATATATTCCTGGATTTACCCCTGAATCTTTTAGCTATGTAAAAGATTTATATAACGATAATGCCTTTTTGGCGGTATTTGTCTCAGGTTTCACACCTATTCCGTATAAGGTTTTTACAATTGCTGCAGGCGTTTGCAAAATTAGTTTTGTTGTTTTTCTTGTATCATCAGTGTTAGGAAGAGGGTTAAGATTTTTTATTGTAGGCGGATTGATAAAGATTTTTGGAGAATCTGTTAAAAATTTCATAAATAAATATTTTAATCTGTTAACAATTTTGTTTACTATTCTTTTAATAGCCGGATTTTTGATACTTAAATTTGTAATCAAAAATAACCAGTAA
- a CDS encoding protein-L-isoaspartate(D-aspartate) O-methyltransferase, whose product MKDYTDERLNMVDIQLAHRGIKDKRVLDAMSRVPRHLFVPSDNISSAYTDQPLSIGESQTISQPYMVALMSECLKLNGKEKILELGTGSGYQTAILAELGSSVYTIERISPLSIRAQRTLKHLGYENIKFKVGDGTLGWHENAPYDGIMVTAGAPKVSQVLIDQLSEGGRIVIPVGNSFSQELVVTSKINKKIKTQNICGCMFVPLIGKYGWNSEQKYY is encoded by the coding sequence ATGAAAGATTATACGGACGAACGTCTTAATATGGTAGACATTCAGCTGGCACATAGGGGAATCAAAGATAAGCGTGTTCTTGATGCTATGAGCAGAGTGCCGAGGCACCTCTTTGTTCCTTCTGATAACATCTCATCTGCATATACTGATCAGCCGCTTTCTATAGGAGAATCTCAAACTATATCCCAGCCGTATATGGTTGCTTTGATGAGCGAATGTTTAAAACTTAATGGCAAAGAGAAAATTTTAGAACTGGGCACAGGCTCAGGATATCAGACAGCAATCCTTGCAGAATTAGGTTCTTCTGTTTACACAATAGAGAGAATTAGCCCATTATCCATAAGAGCGCAAAGAACACTTAAACATTTAGGGTATGAAAACATAAAATTTAAGGTGGGAGATGGAACTCTTGGTTGGCATGAGAATGCTCCCTATGATGGAATAATGGTAACAGCTGGAGCTCCTAAAGTTTCGCAAGTTCTTATAGATCAATTATCAGAGGGTGGTAGAATAGTTATTCCTGTAGGTAATTCCTTTTCTCAAGAACTTGTTGTTACCTCAAAAATCAATAAAAAAATAAAAACCCAAAATATCTGTGGATGTATGTTTGTCCCCTTGATAGGTAAGTATGGATGGAATAGTGAGCAGAAATATTATTAG
- a CDS encoding lysophospholipid acyltransferase family protein, whose translation MIRYLCYLIAQFLTIHLSRKWVYCVARIVSRLYYYFSWQSRRAVRDNLSHVVKRKLTKKEFRRLIWLTYLNFGKYLADFLFFPKIDASNIDKIVRIKNRHYIDEAFSYKRGVIALSAHLGNWEIGGIALSLKGYPINAIVLSHDNPRVNQFFIKQRKQKNMNIIPVGSAFRKALRILRKGEAIAVLGDRDIFRKGIKLDFFDKETIVPKGPAMMAVETGAAVLPVFAIRQSDETYKLIFEKPFFAKSGKNRNESIQKTALQIAGIIEEYISFYPGQWLLFHHMWEGE comes from the coding sequence ATGATTCGTTATTTATGTTATCTTATTGCTCAGTTTCTTACCATTCATCTTTCTAGAAAATGGGTATATTGTGTGGCAAGGATAGTCAGCAGATTATATTACTACTTTTCATGGCAAAGCAGGCGTGCTGTTAGAGACAACCTATCTCATGTCGTCAAGAGAAAGTTAACCAAGAAAGAGTTTCGCAGATTAATATGGCTGACCTATTTAAATTTTGGGAAATATCTGGCGGATTTTTTGTTTTTTCCAAAAATAGATGCAAGTAACATTGATAAAATTGTGAGAATAAAAAATAGGCATTACATAGATGAAGCTTTTAGCTATAAGCGGGGAGTAATCGCACTGAGCGCACATCTTGGTAACTGGGAAATAGGAGGGATAGCGCTTTCTCTTAAAGGTTATCCTATAAATGCAATTGTATTAAGTCACGATAACCCGAGAGTTAATCAGTTTTTTATTAAACAAAGAAAACAAAAAAATATGAATATAATTCCTGTGGGGTCTGCGTTTAGAAAGGCTCTCCGTATATTAAGAAAAGGAGAGGCAATAGCTGTTTTGGGAGATAGGGATATATTTAGAAAAGGAATTAAACTGGATTTCTTTGATAAAGAGACAATTGTACCAAAAGGGCCGGCAATGATGGCTGTTGAGACAGGAGCGGCTGTACTGCCTGTTTTTGCTATCAGACAATCAGATGAGACGTATAAACTAATTTTCGAGAAGCCTTTTTTTGCAAAAAGTGGGAAAAATAGAAATGAAAGCATACAAAAAACAGCTTTACAAATTGCGGGGATTATAGAAGAATACATAAGCTTTTATCCTGGACAATGGTTGCTTTTTCATCACATGTGGGAGGGAGAATAA
- a CDS encoding glycosyltransferase family 4 protein: MSHNSILNRIAFIGNYLPRQCGIATFTTDLCEAIAAQYSQTACIALPVNDIKAGYAYPLRVRFELTEKDIDSYRRAADFLNINNVDLVSLQHEYGIFGGRAGSHILELLRELRMPIVTTLHTILRDPDPDQKRVLEEVAALSDRLVVMSKRGAEFLHEVYGVLPDKIDLIPHGIPDVPFVDPSFHKDLFGVEGKIVLLSFGLLSASKGIENVIAALPAILARHPNVVYIVLGATHPHVVQNEGETYRLSLQRLAQEKGMEGRVIFYNRFVSLEELVKFISAADIYITPYLNVAQIASGTLAYTLGAGKAVISTPYWYAEEMLAEGRGVLVPFRDPAALADQVIDLLDNESQRHAMRKRAYVFGREMIWPQVASRYMECFERARAERRHFVHPDFAVKPLDKRPGELPPLKLDHLYHMTDKTGIMQHAIFTVPNYHEGYTTDDNARALMVSALMEDMGNEEALALGSRYLAFIWYAFNTKTGRLRNFMDYQRNWLEESGSDDSHGRTLRALGTVLGRSNMLTLHNMAGWVFEQTLPAILNTPSPRAWAFAIIGIQEYLQRFAGDRQAGQVREELSTRMLTLYKNHHSDEWCWYEDRLTYCNAALPHALLLCGQAMSNAAMTETGLESLNWLADLQRADAGHFVPIGSNGFYPQGGERARFDQQPVEAQAMVSACLEAYRITLDERWRKEARRAFEWFLGRNDLNLPLYDPTTGGCRDGLHPDRVNENQGAESTLSFLQALLELRLAENIIIESALSPQSSG, encoded by the coding sequence ATGAGTCACAATTCAATACTTAATCGCATTGCGTTCATCGGCAACTACTTGCCGCGTCAGTGCGGTATCGCCACATTTACCACTGATTTGTGTGAGGCCATTGCCGCCCAATATAGTCAAACAGCCTGCATTGCCCTGCCGGTCAATGATATCAAGGCCGGCTATGCCTATCCGCTCCGCGTTCGGTTTGAGCTCACGGAGAAGGATATTGATTCCTATCGCCGTGCTGCTGACTTCCTGAATATCAACAACGTAGACCTCGTCTCTCTGCAGCATGAGTATGGCATTTTCGGCGGACGCGCAGGCAGCCACATCCTAGAGCTCTTGCGCGAATTGCGGATGCCTATCGTCACGACACTACACACCATTCTGCGCGACCCCGACCCCGATCAGAAGCGGGTGTTGGAAGAAGTCGCGGCCCTGTCTGATCGGCTGGTTGTTATGAGTAAGCGCGGCGCAGAATTCCTGCATGAGGTCTATGGCGTGCTGCCGGATAAGATTGATCTGATCCCGCACGGCATCCCTGATGTGCCCTTTGTAGACCCAAGTTTTCACAAAGACCTGTTTGGGGTCGAGGGCAAAATCGTCTTGCTCAGCTTTGGTTTGCTTTCGGCGAGTAAAGGTATCGAAAATGTCATAGCTGCCCTGCCCGCCATTTTAGCCCGACACCCGAACGTGGTGTACATCGTCCTTGGCGCGACCCACCCTCATGTCGTGCAGAATGAAGGCGAAACATATCGGCTGTCCCTGCAACGGTTGGCTCAGGAGAAAGGCATGGAAGGTCGGGTGATCTTTTACAACCGCTTTGTAAGTTTGGAAGAACTTGTTAAATTCATCAGCGCAGCAGATATTTACATCACGCCCTATCTCAATGTAGCGCAAATCGCCTCCGGCACACTCGCCTACACCCTGGGAGCGGGCAAGGCGGTGATTTCGACACCGTATTGGTATGCGGAAGAGATGCTGGCCGAAGGACGGGGAGTGCTGGTGCCGTTCCGGGATCCGGCAGCGCTGGCCGATCAGGTGATTGACCTTTTAGACAACGAGTCCCAGCGCCACGCCATGCGCAAACGGGCCTATGTGTTTGGGCGAGAGATGATCTGGCCGCAGGTAGCAAGCCGTTATATGGAGTGTTTTGAACGTGCGCGCGCGGAACGCCGTCATTTTGTTCACCCCGACTTTGCGGTTAAACCCCTGGACAAACGCCCGGGCGAATTGCCGCCTCTCAAACTGGATCACCTATATCATATGACGGACAAAACCGGCATCATGCAACACGCCATTTTCACGGTGCCCAACTATCACGAGGGCTACACTACCGATGACAACGCCCGCGCGCTGATGGTAAGCGCCCTTATGGAAGACATGGGCAACGAAGAGGCCTTGGCACTAGGCTCCCGTTATCTGGCCTTTATATGGTATGCCTTCAATACGAAAACCGGACGCCTCCGTAACTTTATGGATTACCAGCGCAACTGGCTGGAAGAGAGCGGTTCCGACGACAGCCACGGCCGAACATTGCGGGCGTTAGGCACCGTGTTGGGTCGATCGAATATGCTAACCTTACACAATATGGCGGGCTGGGTGTTCGAGCAGACTTTACCCGCTATTCTTAACACACCTAGCCCGCGCGCTTGGGCTTTCGCGATCATTGGCATACAAGAATACCTACAGCGGTTTGCCGGTGACCGCCAGGCTGGCCAGGTCCGCGAGGAATTGTCCACGCGGATGCTGACGTTGTATAAAAACCACCACTCAGATGAATGGTGCTGGTATGAAGACCGGCTGACCTATTGCAATGCCGCGTTGCCGCACGCCTTGCTCCTGTGTGGCCAAGCGATGTCCAATGCCGCCATGACCGAAACCGGATTGGAGTCGCTGAATTGGCTGGCCGACTTGCAACGCGCAGACGCAGGGCATTTTGTTCCTATTGGATCCAATGGTTTTTATCCGCAAGGTGGTGAACGGGCCCGGTTCGATCAACAGCCGGTGGAGGCGCAGGCGATGGTCTCCGCCTGTCTCGAAGCCTACCGAATCACGCTCGATGAACGCTGGCGCAAGGAAGCCCGCCGCGCCTTTGAATGGTTCCTTGGGCGCAATGATCTTAATCTGCCCCTTTACGATCCGACGACAGGCGGTTGTCGGGACGGCCTGCATCCCGACCGCGTGAACGAGAATCAGGGCGCAGAGTCGACGCTGTCCTTCCTCCAAGCCCTGCTGGAACTGCGGCTGGCTGAGAATATTATTATTGAGTCAGCCTTGTCTCCTCAATCTAGTGGGTAA
- a CDS encoding glycosyltransferase family 4 protein, whose translation MKVLLLYDYPPSPAGLATQGHLLHRGLEEMGVDVYSVNFESAQEKEWYYRWFEPDIVVGIGYWGHTPHLVLHPQRYGLTTVPWLVADGYMANYSEILDNLPLVLVTSNWVKKVYMRDGLNGKNIEVLPVGCDTDAFIPRDKKEPKVIAVREALGIADDQIMVLTIGGDAASKGAQEVMQALAINDTKAPDWKYVCKVWPQPRTYRQNLDDLQLATHLGIDKNVVYTTNTVSRNFMPYLLSACDIYAAPSRLEGFGMIQIEANACGKPIIGIKAMGMLDTLVHGKTAFLADVAQEIKLRETILGDESGYEDGHIHTFKRPRTVDYRASVNDIAKYLMDLMQDADLREKMGKEGRKRVVKNFDYRLIAKKFVQIVSKRLGIS comes from the coding sequence GAAATGGGGGTTGATGTTTATTCTGTAAACTTTGAGTCTGCTCAAGAGAAAGAGTGGTACTACAGATGGTTTGAACCAGATATTGTTGTAGGCATTGGATACTGGGGGCATACACCTCATTTAGTCCTTCATCCCCAAAGATACGGGTTAACAACTGTTCCTTGGCTGGTCGCTGATGGTTATATGGCGAACTATAGTGAGATACTTGATAATTTGCCTTTAGTGCTTGTTACTTCCAATTGGGTTAAAAAAGTGTATATGCGTGATGGTCTTAATGGTAAAAACATTGAGGTTTTGCCCGTAGGTTGTGATACGGATGCTTTTATTCCTCGTGATAAGAAAGAGCCAAAGGTTATCGCTGTGCGTGAAGCTTTAGGTATAGCAGACGACCAAATAATGGTGTTAACTATAGGCGGTGATGCAGCCTCAAAAGGCGCACAGGAAGTTATGCAGGCTTTAGCGATAAACGACACTAAGGCTCCTGATTGGAAATATGTTTGTAAGGTTTGGCCGCAACCGCGTACATATCGGCAGAATCTAGACGATTTACAATTAGCCACCCATTTAGGGATAGATAAAAATGTAGTTTATACCACAAACACTGTTTCCAGAAATTTTATGCCCTATTTATTATCTGCCTGTGATATTTATGCCGCTCCATCTCGTTTGGAAGGATTTGGTATGATTCAAATAGAAGCAAATGCATGCGGGAAACCGATTATAGGAATAAAAGCAATGGGAATGTTGGATACCTTGGTTCATGGGAAAACGGCTTTTTTAGCTGATGTTGCTCAGGAAATTAAACTTAGAGAAACAATTCTTGGAGATGAATCCGGATACGAGGATGGACATATACATACTTTTAAAAGACCAAGGACGGTAGATTACAGAGCTAGTGTCAATGATATTGCTAAATATCTTATGGATTTAATGCAAGACGCTGACTTGAGAGAAAAAATGGGTAAAGAGGGAAGAAAGAGGGTCGTTAAAAATTTTGATTATCGACTTATAGCTAAAAAGTTTGTTCAAATAGTATCAAAGCGTTTGGGGATTTCGTAG
- the speE gene encoding polyamine aminopropyltransferase produces the protein MELWFTEKHTKNLGIKLKIKTALFHGKSEYQVIDVLDTFEFGRMLLLDGLVMITERDEFVYHEMITHTPICVHPNPSNILVIGGGDGGTIREILRHSEVKKVDLVEIDKMVIEKSMEFFPNVSSKLKDPKVDIIVKDGIEYIKKHRNEYDIVIIDSTDPIGPGEGLVRKEFYESVFDSLKEGGIMVAQTESPFISGNLVANIFKNIKAVFPIAKMYTAFIPTYPSGYWSFSFGSKKYDPIEDFNQKRAGDIQTQLKYYNSGIHKASFALPNFVQKLCS, from the coding sequence ATGGAACTATGGTTTACTGAGAAACACACAAAAAATTTAGGGATTAAGCTGAAAATAAAAACAGCTTTATTTCATGGCAAAAGTGAATATCAAGTGATTGATGTTCTAGATACGTTTGAATTTGGTCGCATGCTTCTTTTGGACGGGCTTGTTATGATTACTGAACGTGATGAATTTGTTTATCATGAAATGATTACTCATACTCCAATATGTGTTCACCCAAATCCGTCAAATATTCTAGTTATCGGAGGAGGAGATGGTGGAACTATCAGAGAAATCCTGAGGCACTCTGAAGTTAAAAAAGTAGATTTGGTTGAAATAGATAAGATGGTGATAGAAAAAAGCATGGAGTTTTTTCCAAATGTCAGCAGCAAGCTTAAAGATCCAAAAGTTGATATTATTGTTAAAGATGGGATAGAGTATATTAAGAAGCATAGAAATGAGTATGACATTGTAATTATAGATTCAACCGACCCAATTGGTCCGGGAGAGGGCTTAGTCAGAAAAGAATTTTACGAATCAGTTTTTGATAGTTTGAAAGAGGGTGGTATTATGGTTGCTCAAACTGAATCACCATTTATTAGCGGCAATTTAGTTGCGAATATATTTAAAAACATTAAAGCTGTTTTCCCGATAGCCAAAATGTATACTGCTTTTATTCCTACCTATCCGAGCGGATACTGGAGTTTTTCTTTTGGTTCCAAGAAGTATGATCCAATAGAGGATTTTAATCAGAAAAGGGCAGGAGATATTCAGACTCAACTAAAGTATTACAACTCTGGAATTCACAAGGCCAGTTTTGCCCTGCCAAACTTTGTGCAAAAATTATGCAGTTAA
- a CDS encoding cupin domain-containing protein, with amino-acid sequence MDIKIGQKIKRLRVESGLTLQELASRSNLTKGFLSQLERDLTSPSIATLTQVLEVLDEDLSSFFSKLERNKIIYNKSDRVAISEGEGVPKVEVLVPGAQNRNMDVLLVDLDVGQTTSKDKIHEGEEFGFVVTGKIALHLDKKVMKIFSGQCFYFRSEASHYIENVGKKRARLLWVSSPPTF; translated from the coding sequence ATGGATATAAAGATTGGACAAAAGATAAAAAGATTACGTGTAGAAAGCGGACTGACTTTGCAGGAGCTTGCTTCCAGGTCAAATCTTACAAAAGGATTTCTTTCACAACTGGAAAGAGATTTAACATCCCCAAGCATTGCAACCTTAACTCAAGTATTAGAGGTGTTAGATGAAGATTTATCCTCTTTTTTCAGTAAGTTAGAAAGAAATAAAATCATATACAATAAGAGTGATAGAGTTGCCATCTCAGAAGGGGAAGGGGTTCCGAAAGTTGAAGTCCTGGTTCCAGGGGCTCAAAACAGAAATATGGATGTTTTGTTAGTGGATTTGGATGTCGGGCAAACAACCTCAAAAGATAAAATTCATGAAGGTGAGGAGTTTGGTTTTGTTGTGACAGGTAAAATTGCTCTTCATCTGGATAAGAAAGTTATGAAAATATTTAGCGGGCAGTGTTTTTATTTCCGGTCAGAGGCAAGTCATTATATAGAAAATGTCGGGAAAAAGAGAGCAAGGCTTCTCTGGGTTTCATCCCCGCCAACTTTTTAG
- a CDS encoding glycoside hydrolase 100 family protein encodes MKKKDKEFLEKAKHAALEVLLHNNHGPYRGLPRAAGWGYPEPYTRDLLISSFGILATKNEKLIKSMKRVLETLAKNQSPLGHIPSLVHDSEDRGSSDCTPLFLIGVGLWRKVMNEPDFLEDAVRKSITWMEYRSPTNRIMVSQLPTSDWRDEQWVLGYGLFVNTLVYIYLKLFGLNERAGILKKHMTRFTVKDDKQNRHVHEGLVLRSKPYYAIWSYKIYRSERFDLLGNSLAILSGIAQPSRAKKLISWIETECKAMTDRGELAVDLPPNFFPYIKEEDPDWLPRYKKYNQPGEYHNGGIWPFVCGFYIAALVSAGMLNLAKRKLLSLAKLVKQTREAKTEFGFNEWHRAQDGTPRGQNWQSWSAAMYLYAAECVEKKKTPFFEEIK; translated from the coding sequence ATGAAAAAGAAAGATAAAGAATTTTTGGAAAAAGCGAAGCATGCTGCTTTAGAAGTTTTATTACATAATAACCATGGTCCATATCGTGGTTTGCCGAGAGCTGCAGGCTGGGGTTATCCTGAACCGTATACAAGGGATTTGCTGATTAGTTCCTTTGGGATTCTTGCGACAAAAAATGAAAAGTTGATTAAATCAATGAAGCGTGTTCTTGAAACATTAGCGAAAAACCAATCTCCTTTGGGCCATATTCCTTCTTTAGTTCACGATTCTGAAGACCGTGGCTCTAGTGATTGCACACCTCTATTTTTAATTGGTGTGGGGCTGTGGAGGAAGGTTATGAATGAACCGGATTTTCTTGAAGATGCTGTTCGAAAGTCTATTACATGGATGGAATATCGCAGCCCTACTAATCGCATTATGGTTTCACAATTACCAACCAGCGACTGGCGTGATGAGCAGTGGGTTTTAGGATATGGATTATTTGTGAACACACTTGTTTATATTTATCTTAAATTGTTTGGATTAAATGAACGGGCTGGAATTCTTAAAAAGCATATGACTCGTTTTACTGTAAAAGATGACAAGCAGAACCGCCATGTCCATGAAGGATTAGTGCTGCGGTCTAAACCTTATTATGCAATATGGTCCTATAAAATATATAGAAGTGAACGCTTTGATTTGCTAGGCAACAGCCTTGCAATCTTATCCGGAATAGCGCAACCTTCCAGAGCAAAAAAACTCATTAGCTGGATAGAGACTGAGTGCAAAGCGATGACGGATAGAGGAGAATTGGCTGTTGATTTACCCCCTAATTTTTTCCCTTATATCAAAGAAGAAGATCCTGATTGGTTGCCACGTTATAAGAAATACAATCAGCCGGGAGAATATCATAATGGTGGTATCTGGCCTTTTGTTTGTGGGTTTTATATCGCAGCTTTAGTTTCTGCGGGGATGTTGAATCTGGCAAAAAGAAAATTACTATCTTTGGCAAAACTTGTTAAACAGACAAGAGAAGCAAAAACCGAGTTCGGATTTAACGAATGGCATCGCGCACAAGACGGTACACCTCGGGGACAGAATTGGCAAAGTTGGTCTGCTGCTATGTATCTTTATGCTGCTGAGTGTGTAGAAAAAAAGAAAACTCCCTTTTTTGAAGAAATTAAATAA
- a CDS encoding arginine decarboxylase, pyruvoyl-dependent, which produces MIIKTPTCFFLVSGEGEGKTPLNAFDMALLNSGIGNTNLVRMSSIVPPACKKIKPINLPLGALVPVAYASISSDIPGEIISSAVAVAIPEDDSKSGLIMEYSARGHKEDIENIVKRMSEEGMASRGEKIKKITSKSMEHKVKNIGTAFAAVVLWYDGEI; this is translated from the coding sequence ATGATTATTAAAACTCCAACCTGTTTTTTTCTTGTTTCAGGAGAAGGAGAGGGGAAGACTCCTTTAAATGCTTTTGACATGGCATTGCTTAATTCCGGAATAGGAAATACAAATCTTGTTAGAATGAGCAGCATAGTTCCTCCTGCTTGTAAAAAAATAAAACCTATTAATCTTCCTCTTGGAGCGTTAGTGCCAGTAGCGTATGCATCTATTAGTTCTGATATTCCGGGGGAGATTATTTCTTCAGCAGTTGCCGTGGCAATACCGGAGGATGATTCTAAATCCGGCTTAATAATGGAATATTCAGCCAGGGGTCATAAGGAAGATATTGAGAATATTGTAAAAAGAATGTCCGAAGAGGGAATGGCTTCCAGAGGAGAAAAAATAAAGAAGATTACTTCTAAAAGCATGGAGCATAAAGTAAAAAACATAGGTACTGCGTTTGCTGCAGTTGTCTTATGGTATGATGGAGAGATATAG